The Pantoea sp. Lij88 sequence TAACTCGCTGGGTCAGTGGCTGTTCGGTCATAACAACTTTGGCGTGCGGGCAGGATCGATATTCTCAACGGCGATCACTGCGGCGCTGATCTACTGGCTCGGCAGGCGGATGTCTGGTTCGGCGCGCATCGCGGCTGCAGGCACCCTGATTTTCCTCAGTTCGCTGCTGGTTTATGGCGTCGGCACCTATGCGGTGCTCGATCCGATGCTGATGCTCTGGCTGGCGGCCGCAATGTGCAGCTACTGGCTGGCGACGGAGGCCAGCGGACGTGCCGGGCGCGCGGGCGGCTATCTGCTGCTGGGCCTCGCCTGCGGTATGGGGTTCATGACCAAAGGCTTTCTGGCGCTGGCGGTACCGGTGCTGGCGATTCTGCCGTGGGCGATCTGGCGAAAAAGAGTGCCTGAGCTGCTCTGCTTCGGCCCGCTGGCGGTTCTCTCTGCCGCGGCGATCAGCGCACCCTGGGCGCTGGCGATCTATCATCAGGCACCGGATTTCTGGCACTACTTCTTCTGGGTGGAGCATATCCAGCGCTTTGCTGAAGAGAATGCGCAGCACAAAGCGCCTTTCTGGTATTACCTGCCGGTGCTGCTACTGGGCACGCTGCCGTGGCTGGCGCTGTTACCGGGCGCATTGATGACCGGCTGGCGTGAGCGGCAGCAAAATCCTGGCATGCTCTATCTGTTGAGCTGGACGGTGATGCCGCTGCTGTTTTTCAGCCTGGCAAAAGGCAAGCTGCCGACCTACATTTTACCCTGTTTTGTGCCGCTGTCGCTGCTGATGGCGCACTATGGTCTTAATGCTGCGCAACGGGCAGGGCGTGCATTAACGGTTAATGGCTGGCTTAACCTGATTTTCGGCATCCTTACCCTGGCAACGGTTTTACTGGTGCTGGCGCCCTGGAGCGTGACGCATCATCCGCTGTTCGCTACGCACGAGATGCTGAAGCTGGTTCCGGCAGCGCTGGCATTTCTGATCTGGGGAGTGGTGGGTGCCTACAGCTGTCGCTCTTCACAACGTCGCTGGCTGGCGGCCGCGCTTTGCCCGCTGGGCGTCGCCCTGTTCATAGGCACGGCGATCCCGGACACAATCCGTGACGCCAAACAGCCGCAGCACTTTGTTTCGTCGATCAGCGAGCGGCTGGCTTCCAGTCATTTTATCCTGGCAGACAACCCTGGCGTGGCCTCTGCCGCGGCCTGGCATCTGCAACGCAGCGATATCGGTTTCTATGACACCAAAGGCGAGCTGGAATATGGGCTGAGCTATCCGGATGCGCAGTCCCGCTTTGTCTCTCAGGCGGACTTCGGTAACTGGCTTGCCGACCATCGCCGCGAGGGAAGCGTGTCACTGCTGTTGCTGGTTGATTCGGTGCACAGTGATATCGGCGAGGATGTGCCGGTGCCGGACGCCGTTTATCGCCAGGGCAGGCTGGTCTGCCTCTATTACAGCCAGATGAAATAATGCTGCTGCTGATTGTGCTGGTGAGTCTGCTCAGCTGCAGCGCGCAGCTGTGCCAGAAACAGGCGACGCACGCCGCCTCACGTCGCATCCGCCTGAGCTGGATTGCCGTGAGTCTACTGCTGTTAGGTGTCGGGATGGTGCTCTGGCTACTGGTGCTGCAGCGCGTGCCCGTCAGCCAGGCCTATCCGATGCTCAGCCTTAACTTCATTTTCGTTGCCCTTGCAGGACGCATTCTGTGGCACGAGCGGCTCACGCTGCGCCAGATTGCCGGCACGCTGCTGGTGGTAACCGGCGTGGCACTGATGGCGAGTCAGCTATGAAAGGGTACGGATGGGTTGCGTGCAGCGTGCTGCTGGTCTCAGCGGCACAGCTGATGATGCGCTGGGCGATGCCGCGTCTGCCTGAGGTCAGCAGCATCACGTCGTTACCTGCCGTTGGCATCGTGCCCGCCTTACTGCTTCTGGCCGGGCTGGGTGCGTACGGTGTCTCCATGCTCTGCTGGATACGGGCGCTGCACTTTTTCCCGCTGAACCGGGTCTATCCGCTGCTCAGCCTCAGTTATGTGCTGGTATGGCTGGTGGCGGTCTGTGCGCCGGTGTTTCATGAGGCCTTCAGCTGGCACAGTCTGGCAGGCGTGGTGATGATCGTCGTCGGCCTGCTGTGCATTGTAGTTAAACCCTGATTTTTACTATTTTCGCGTCAATATTCCCTTTTATTAACGTTCCCGGACGAAAATTAGCGCCACCGCAATAGCGAAATTAGCCTTTTCGTGATAAAAATCCTTTTGGTTATCGTTTTCGGACGGCTGATAAAGGATTCACTATGCTGGTCGGCTTTAGCGCACTGCGTGAACGTTATGCTATTAAACTGGCGCAGCCACTGCGCGTGAAGTCAGCTATCGGAACGGTACGCTCCCATCATGAAAGTCAGGGGCAGGTTGAAAATCATTACCCACCCGGCTATCAGCCGACAGATGATTTTGCCGGTCACTTTGCCTTTGGCCTCAAGTACGAAGAGATCCATCTGGAGTTTTTTGCCCGACTGTTTAAGGCCATCGGTCCGGAACCGCTGGAGGCCTGGTGCCGTCAGGAGCCGTTCGGACAGTATGCACGCCGTGCTGGCTTTCTCTATGAATGGCTGACCGATAACCGGCTACAGGTACCGGATGTCACCAACGGCGGCTATATCGAGGCCATATCATCCAAAGCGTATCTGACCCGGACGACTGTCAAGCGCGACAGACGCTGGCGTATTAACGATAACCTGCCAGGAACGGTGGATTTCTGCCCGCTGGTGCGCAGGAGTACGGCGGTTGAGCAGGCACTGGCGTTCGATCTCAATGATGCCTTTACCGATCTCGATAACGCCTTTGGTGCAGATATCCTGATGCGCACCGCCAGCTGGCTGACTTTTAAGGAGTCACGGGCCAGTTTTCTGATTGAAAAAGAGTCGGACCAGGGCGACCGCATTCAGCGTTTTGCCCACGTTATCGCGCAGTATTGCGGCCAGCTTGACGATCCGCTCAGCGAGGCCAGTCTGCATACTATACAGCAGGGCATTCTTGGGCAGGATGCGCTGGGACTGGGTTTACGGCGCTCACCGGTGTTCGTCGGGCAGTCGACGATGCGTGAAGATATCGTCCACTACATTGCGCCACACTATGATGATGTTCCGCGCTTCATGCAGGGACTGAAAGCCTTTGACGAGGCGACGCCGGGCGCTGCGCCTCTCGCCCGTGCGGCGGTTATTGCGTTTGGTTTTGTCTATATCCACCCCATGCGCGATGGCAATGGCCGTATCCACCGGTTTTTAATCAATGACACGCTGATTCGCGACGGGGCGATACCCGATGGCGTCATCCTGCCTGTCTCGGCCACCATCACCAGTTCGATGGATTTTCGGGTCGGCTACGATCGCACGCTGGACGTGTTCTCGAAACGGCTGATGCGGCGCTATGCGGGCTGCTATCGGTTTGGCGAACTGAAAACTTATGAAGATGGCACGCTGAGCAACTTCAGTTTCAGCGAATATGAGGATGCCCGGTTCGCCTGGCGCTATCCCGATCTGACGGAGCATGTGCTTTATACCTGCAAAGTGATAGAGCACACCGTCAGAACGGAGATGGCTGATGAAGCACGCGTGTTAGTGATTTTTCAGCGTGCACAGCAGCGTCTGAAGGAGGTTGTCGAGATGCCCGATCAGGACGCCAGCCGGATTATCCGTTCGCTGAAGGAGAATGGCTGGCAGATCTCCGGCAAGCTTAAAAAAACGTTCCCGTTGCTCGACGATATCACGCTCTCCGGGCGCATTGTGGAGGCGGTCAGATCGGCGTTTGAGACGCAGGCAGACTGACGGCCTGGGTTTCACCGGGCATCACTGCGCACTATGCTCAGCAGAGCGGTTTAAGCTGTGCGGCCAGCGCCTGGATATCGCTGACGATCAAATCCGGTGCAGGTGCCAGAGGATAAGGTACCTGGCCTTTACGGCTGACAAAGGCAGTTTTCATGCCTGCCCGTTTTGCTCCGCCCACATCCCACCCATGCGCCGCCACCATCATGCACTCAGACACGGGGTTGCCCATCTCCTCCATTGCCCACTGATAGACTCTGAGATCGGGCTTATACACCTGCACCTGTTCCACGCTGAGAATGCGGGTAAAAAGCGTTGCCAGTCCGGCTGAACTGAGCTGTTTCTCAGCCAGTGCGGCAGAGGAGTTGGTGAGCGCAACCAGCGTAAATCCCTGCTGCTTCAGGGCAGACAGTCCTGCGGCGACGTCCGGATGGGCGGGCATTGCCGCGATAATCTCAGCCAGCGGCGTCGCGTCAGCAGGCAGGGTGACGCCGTAACGTGCTGCAGTCATCTCAAGTACCGCTTCAGCGATATCACCAAAACTGTGCCAGCAGCCGGTGACCGACTCGACCAGTGAATGATGCAACAGCGAGGTAAACCAGGCTTCGGCACGCTCGGGTCTGTCGCCGAGTCGCTGCGCGACATCCCGGTTCAGGCCGGTGGTGTCCAGCAGGGTTTCATTAACATCAAAAAACAGGGTGCCGCTACAGGATGCGGGATTCTGACTGTCGATCATCTGGCCTCCGGTTGGATTAAGAGTGCACTGATAAGGGGTGATAAAGGCTGTTTGAAGGTAGGACACACTCAGGGATTACACAATATCGGAGACGGGAGCTCATAGTGTTGCTTCCTGTTTTGATTGTGAATGCTGGATAAAAATGCACTTATTTAATGTCCTTGTT is a genomic window containing:
- the arnF gene encoding 4-amino-4-deoxy-L-arabinose-phosphoundecaprenol flippase subunit ArnF codes for the protein MKGYGWVACSVLLVSAAQLMMRWAMPRLPEVSSITSLPAVGIVPALLLLAGLGAYGVSMLCWIRALHFFPLNRVYPLLSLSYVLVWLVAVCAPVFHEAFSWHSLAGVVMIVVGLLCIVVKP
- the arnE gene encoding 4-amino-4-deoxy-L-arabinose-phosphoundecaprenol flippase subunit ArnE, with product MLLLIVLVSLLSCSAQLCQKQATHAASRRIRLSWIAVSLLLLGVGMVLWLLVLQRVPVSQAYPMLSLNFIFVALAGRILWHERLTLRQIAGTLLVVTGVALMASQL
- the arnT gene encoding lipid IV(A) 4-amino-4-deoxy-L-arabinosyltransferase; the encoded protein is MRIHNNTKWLLFFSFFVLYYLIPPMFRDLWQPDETRYAEISREMLATGNWITPHFFGLRYFEKPIAGYWVNSLGQWLFGHNNFGVRAGSIFSTAITAALIYWLGRRMSGSARIAAAGTLIFLSSLLVYGVGTYAVLDPMLMLWLAAAMCSYWLATEASGRAGRAGGYLLLGLACGMGFMTKGFLALAVPVLAILPWAIWRKRVPELLCFGPLAVLSAAAISAPWALAIYHQAPDFWHYFFWVEHIQRFAEENAQHKAPFWYYLPVLLLGTLPWLALLPGALMTGWRERQQNPGMLYLLSWTVMPLLFFSLAKGKLPTYILPCFVPLSLLMAHYGLNAAQRAGRALTVNGWLNLIFGILTLATVLLVLAPWSVTHHPLFATHEMLKLVPAALAFLIWGVVGAYSCRSSQRRWLAAALCPLGVALFIGTAIPDTIRDAKQPQHFVSSISERLASSHFILADNPGVASAAAWHLQRSDIGFYDTKGELEYGLSYPDAQSRFVSQADFGNWLADHRREGSVSLLLLVDSVHSDIGEDVPVPDAVYRQGRLVCLYYSQMK
- a CDS encoding haloacid dehalogenase type II; translated protein: MIDSQNPASCSGTLFFDVNETLLDTTGLNRDVAQRLGDRPERAEAWFTSLLHHSLVESVTGCWHSFGDIAEAVLEMTAARYGVTLPADATPLAEIIAAMPAHPDVAAGLSALKQQGFTLVALTNSSAALAEKQLSSAGLATLFTRILSVEQVQVYKPDLRVYQWAMEEMGNPVSECMMVAAHGWDVGGAKRAGMKTAFVSRKGQVPYPLAPAPDLIVSDIQALAAQLKPLC
- a CDS encoding Fic family protein — translated: MLVGFSALRERYAIKLAQPLRVKSAIGTVRSHHESQGQVENHYPPGYQPTDDFAGHFAFGLKYEEIHLEFFARLFKAIGPEPLEAWCRQEPFGQYARRAGFLYEWLTDNRLQVPDVTNGGYIEAISSKAYLTRTTVKRDRRWRINDNLPGTVDFCPLVRRSTAVEQALAFDLNDAFTDLDNAFGADILMRTASWLTFKESRASFLIEKESDQGDRIQRFAHVIAQYCGQLDDPLSEASLHTIQQGILGQDALGLGLRRSPVFVGQSTMREDIVHYIAPHYDDVPRFMQGLKAFDEATPGAAPLARAAVIAFGFVYIHPMRDGNGRIHRFLINDTLIRDGAIPDGVILPVSATITSSMDFRVGYDRTLDVFSKRLMRRYAGCYRFGELKTYEDGTLSNFSFSEYEDARFAWRYPDLTEHVLYTCKVIEHTVRTEMADEARVLVIFQRAQQRLKEVVEMPDQDASRIIRSLKENGWQISGKLKKTFPLLDDITLSGRIVEAVRSAFETQAD